Proteins from a genomic interval of Fuerstiella sp.:
- a CDS encoding DUF1501 domain-containing protein produces MNSPTFDFESRRRFLQTAALGSGSLALTRLLSDQGLLSTADAAGDTQLMQSRNPHFEPKAKSIIWLFMPGSPSQVDTFDYKPELQRRNGQKLKGADPKTGFFTTSGKLLKSPFRFRRHGESGAWVSEIFPHLSNHVDDMSFIYSCFSQSNNHTPAMLEMNSGMFLQGRPSVGSWITYGLGTENRNLPGFVVLHGHMPRGGKPIWSPGFLPKVYQPTSIDGRSEQPISNLGRRASMSDSQQRAQLDVLKAMNAAHRELRPHEADLAARLESFELAYRMQTAAPEAMDISKESEQTQKAYGVDQEDTKLVARQCITARRLVERGVRFVQLYAGTNGKGGGVADVPWDGHSDIQTNHRGAAVSVDRPIAALLADLKERGLLEDTLVIWGGEFGRTSDSQASLGRDHNPNAFTMWMAGGGIQGGVHYGVSDDFGYKSVENRVSVNDLHATILHLMGIDHEKLTYRFNGRDYRLTDVAGNVINEIIV; encoded by the coding sequence ATGAACTCACCGACTTTTGATTTTGAATCACGACGACGGTTTCTGCAAACAGCGGCTCTGGGAAGCGGCAGCCTTGCTCTGACCAGGCTGCTGAGCGATCAGGGGCTGCTGTCCACCGCAGATGCCGCCGGTGACACTCAACTGATGCAGTCCCGAAATCCGCATTTTGAACCGAAAGCAAAATCCATCATCTGGCTGTTCATGCCAGGCAGTCCGTCGCAGGTGGATACGTTCGACTATAAACCGGAACTTCAGCGTCGTAACGGTCAGAAACTGAAAGGCGCCGATCCGAAAACCGGGTTCTTTACCACCAGCGGCAAACTGTTGAAGTCCCCGTTTCGATTTCGCCGTCACGGTGAATCCGGTGCCTGGGTCTCTGAGATTTTTCCTCACCTCTCAAATCACGTGGACGACATGTCGTTCATCTATTCGTGCTTTTCACAGTCAAATAATCACACGCCGGCAATGCTGGAAATGAATTCCGGAATGTTCCTGCAGGGCCGCCCTTCTGTGGGATCCTGGATCACCTACGGCCTGGGGACAGAAAACCGCAACCTGCCGGGATTTGTGGTTCTGCACGGACACATGCCGCGGGGAGGCAAGCCAATCTGGTCACCCGGATTTCTGCCTAAAGTGTACCAGCCAACATCAATCGACGGTCGCAGTGAACAGCCGATTTCCAATCTGGGTCGTCGGGCCTCCATGTCAGATTCTCAGCAGCGCGCACAGCTTGATGTACTCAAAGCAATGAACGCGGCACATCGGGAACTCAGGCCGCATGAAGCCGATCTGGCTGCTCGGCTGGAGTCATTCGAACTGGCTTACCGTATGCAGACAGCAGCACCGGAAGCCATGGACATTTCCAAAGAATCCGAACAGACACAAAAAGCTTACGGTGTCGATCAGGAAGACACCAAACTCGTCGCCAGGCAATGCATTACGGCCCGTCGTCTGGTCGAACGTGGTGTGCGTTTCGTGCAACTCTACGCGGGAACAAACGGAAAGGGCGGCGGGGTTGCCGACGTGCCCTGGGACGGCCACAGCGACATTCAGACCAATCACCGCGGAGCCGCTGTCAGCGTTGACAGACCAATTGCCGCGTTACTGGCCGATTTGAAGGAACGCGGACTGCTGGAGGACACCTTAGTGATCTGGGGAGGTGAATTTGGTCGAACTTCCGACTCACAGGCAAGTCTGGGCCGCGACCACAACCCCAACGCATTCACCATGTGGATGGCCGGCGGCGGAATCCAGGGAGGTGTCCACTATGGAGTCAGCGATGATTTTGGTTACAAATCTGTGGAAAACCGTGTTAGCGTGAACGACCTGCACGCCACGATTCTGCATCTCATGGGAATCGATCACGAGAAACTCACATACCGATTCAACGGTAGGGATTATCGTCTCACCGACGTCGCCGGCAACGTAATCAATGAGATCATCGTCTAA